One genomic window of Mercenaria mercenaria strain notata chromosome 2, MADL_Memer_1, whole genome shotgun sequence includes the following:
- the LOC123564202 gene encoding uncharacterized protein LOC123564202 isoform X2, giving the protein MRFQQFSRCCYIWSKKKEGKCVVLCGISATVYVFLLLHQEVNIPHLKGYNADTSIKFFNVVNFNSSSSSSSNNNNNKRIKASSNSLYKHKRNKIGTPAFLNASYQKMHDFGTSIRNKCGPTSSKTPAVKVQTYSSKSENVKFCAVWKVGTTFFKRLFMINTLPEYKDFVNPFNISFHVMYGSKPSVIPNSNDVQRFMFVRDPYRRLLSGYIDKLLAPNPIYWKILGVPAIRFARKKPDTKSLSCGHDLTFREYVKYVAAAMTSHAKIKRDLHFDSYTALCKPCQIRYDFVGKLENIKTDSVALLKSLNLSNTIEFLAYYGSELVTDDAIRDTTYQPFDPEFVPLLKKCLNRVEVFQRSWSKLKMRGLIGNYNLTIDFDTASNLTYSGFLDMARNAYRKSTTEERKKLQHSSFLNMFSTVDKADMETISKAYAEDFKLFDYEARPSELFKV; this is encoded by the exons AGGTGAACATTCCCCACCTGAAAGGATACAACGCTGATACATCTATAAAGTTCTTTAATGTAGTCAACttcaacagcagcagcagcagcagcagcaacaacaacaacaacaaaaggaTTAAGGCATCATCGAACAGTTTATACAAACACAAg AGAAACAAAATTGGAACACCAGCATTCCTTAATGCGTCATATCAAAAGATGCATGATTTTGGTACCAGCATTAGAAATAAATGTGGTCCCACCAGCAGTAAGACACCGGCTGTGAAAGTGCAGACTTACTCAAGTAAAAGCGAAAATGTGAAATTCTGCGCCGTGTGGAAAGTTGGCACAACATTTTTCAAACGATTGTTCATGATAAATACTTTGCCAGAATACAAAGATTTTGTCAATCCTTTCAATATAAGTTTCCATGTCATGTACGGCAGTAAACCATCAGTGATACCGAATTCGAATGATGTTCAGAGATTCATGTTTGTACGCGACCCGTACCGCCGTCTACTGTCTGGATATATAGATAAGCTCTTAGCACCGAATCCAATCTACTGGAAAATATTAGGAGTACCCGCCATTCGGTTTGCAAGAAAAAAACCGGATACCAAGAGCTTATCATGTGGTCATGATCTAACATTTCGCGAATATGTGAAATATGTTGCTGCCGCAATGACCTCACATGCAAAGATTAAACGTGACCTGCATTTTGACAGCTACACTGCATTATGCAAACCATGTCAAATAAGATATGATTTTGTCGGCAaattggaaaatatcaaaactgatTCGGTAGCTTTACTGAAATCTTTGAATTTAAGTAACACGATTGAATTTTTAGCATACTATGGGAGCGAACTTGTTACTGACGACGCTATCAGAGATACGACTTACCAACCATTTGATCCAGAATTTGTACCTCtcttaaagaaatgtttgaaTAGAGTAGAAGTATTCCAGAGATCTTGGTCAAAATTAAAAATGCGTGGTCTTATCGGCAACTATAATCTGACGATTGACTTCGATACTGCAAGCAATTTAACCTATAGCGGCTTTCTAGATATGGCGCGAAATGCTTACAGGAAGTCGACGACAGAAGAGCGGAAGAAGCTACAACATAGCTCATTTTTGAACATGTTTTCTACTGTTGATAAAGCTGACATGGAAACTATTTCTAAAGCATATGCTGAggatttcaaattatttgattaTGAAGCAAGACCTTCTGAATTATTTAAGGTATAA